gagagagagagagagagagggagagagagaatccccagcaggcttcatgctgtcagtgcagagcctgatatggggcttgatctcccaaaaTGATTCACTGTGAGACCTacagtaactgtgagatcacgacctaagccatgatcgagagctggacgcttaactgagccacacaggtgcccctctccttgtTTCTTATGATcattttctatggctgctgtagcaaattaccacaaagttagCAGCTTAAAAACAACGCACACCTACTTCCACATTTCTGTAGGTTTAGAAATCCAACACAAATTTCATTAGGCTAAAATTAAGGTGTTAGCAGGTGTTcccttctggaggttctaggcattgccttttccagcttctaaagaCTGGCatatttcttggcttgtggctccctccctccatcttcaaagccagcaacgcTGCGTCTGTCTGAAAAGGACAGGTAAAGCAGAAATCTGTGTATTCAGAATTTTGGAGGTGAGCTGCGTCTTTGTAAAATTACCAGGCTACTGGGAACCACGCCCCCTTGTGGTGgactgctttttttaaaagtttattttgagagagagcacatgcaggggaggggcagagagagagagagagagtcccaagaaaGCTCTGCATtgccagagtggagcccaacacaggggcccaaactcactaaccgtgagataatgacctgagcccaaaccaggcgcctgccgtttaaccgactgagccccccaggcacccctttactgAGCTGCCTTTGAATAACAGACACTTGTTCTTGGAATACCAGTCAGGTGCTTTCTATGGGAATGCATGTTGCTCTCAGTTCAGTTCTTCCTCTTCAATTCCCCAGTTCATTTGGCATCATGAAGAAGCAGCACTCTTATTCCTAAAAGTTACAAGATGTAATCGTTAAGAAATCTTTGAAAGTGCGAagtgtaaaaacaattttttgttttgtaggaTGTATAGTAAGGCACCCTTTATTAGAACCTTACCAAAGAATCCTAGTTTGGCCTAAATTTCATCCTTAGTCTAGCTATAAAGGAAAGGTTTGCTATGAAAACTGATAAACAGATGCTCGAGGGCCTGAGTAACCTACTTAGGAGAACAGACTGTTTTGAAATACTTGAGTAACAccgatttggggggaaaaaaagccaattaAGAGGCTTTTATTTAGTAAAGCAGgtgcaattatttttcaatatgttaGTATAGTTTTGCACCTTATCCATTTGGGAATCATTGCAATGAATTTGcttgaaaatattctgtactTTCACCTTGTTAGTCCGAATTGCTAAGATTTGGCTGTATTTAGTCATTTTTAGGGGAAATGTTTTCggtgaacttttctttttttgcttatacCGTAGGCCATTCTCCTGAGTGGAAAATGGCTGCTCAGTGTGCCAAGAGAATACAAAAGTCTTTGGCGGGAAAACACTATTTATGACCGTTTGAAATTGTCCATCCCCGGAAGTTTCTCAAATTAAGCTCATGAAGAGCCTCAAATTAGGCTCATCCAATCTAGCTCACTGCTAATCGGAGAAAGCAAAAGCTATTGGCAGGGCTGGAGTTTGGGCTTCCCTTCCCCTTGGTTCCCACCTTCCCTTTGCAGCAACATGCCTCCAGTGTCCCAGGTAATGCTCCTCAAAGGGCCTTGTGGGCCCAGTAGGGCTCTTGTACGAGGTGTGGCACCACGAACGGTGCTCTCGTGAGGCCCTATCAGCCTTAGTGGCAATTAGTGACTGTTCTTGCTGGTCCTTCAACATAAAAGGTGCCAAATCTAAGATCAGATGTGATTATGCTGGTTTACATGCCATTGCTTTATCATCCATGAGCACAGGCCCTAATGTCTTAGAGGTTTCCTATACGACAGTGCAGTTAATAGGAAAAGTGCTTCTGTGAGGTGATTTCAGGTGACTAGGTGATGGACTTGAACTGGGGCTGTGTGTCCGGGGGGTTACGGtaggtctctttttctctctgatctCTCAGGACTCCAATTCCAGTTTGTATACTTGTAATTGCAATTTCTTAGCTTCCAAAATGGTGTTATTTCAGCCTTTCGGTCCATCAGAAACTTCACcgttgcttaatttttttttttttttttgctctttgcaGCTAGAACTGTTTCACAAAGCTGTATGGTGCCACCAAGCCTCCAGGAGGAATGCAAAGATTTCACGATGTAAAAGGAGTAACTTATTAAAGAGAACCCTGGTGGAGCTAACGTAAATCTAGAGGATTTCTCTAGAGATCTGTTGCCTGTTTGATGACAACAGGAAACATTTTCCTAAACAAGGAGGTTTAAAGCCTCCAGCGGAAGTATGCGATGAAGTTATAGGATTTTTACTTCTATGTTGCTCAACCAGCAGTGGCTgtggctgttttttttctttctttcagggaaATGAAACCTACCTCCAAAACATCTTCCCAGGCCAGGCCTCCTGCTTTAAGGTCTCTGCGGGGAGGCTCCAAGGTTGAAAACAATTCTCAAAGTTACTTAGAAAGCGAAACAATTGGAAATCACAGAACTTTTTTTGCTGAGagtgaagaaacaatggcttATGGAGCCAAAAATAACAAAGTAGAAAAGTCAGTATAAGCCAAATAGAATCTCAGAATAAACTCTAATATATATTATTGGTGGCATtagcaaaaattaagaaaaacttgggggactcctgggtggctcagtaaagcgtccgactttgactcaggtcatgatgtcatggtttgtgagttccagccctgcgtcgggctctatgctgacagctcggagcctggagcctgcttcagattctgtgtctccctctccctctgcccctcccctgcttgtacactctctctccctcaaaaataaataaacattaaaaacattttaataaaaaatttatcaCTGATAAAtttctattcattattttaaaaaaattcctctgtTTATCtaggaaaaaattgtttttctcttaactttttttaaagtttatttatttatttgggctcaaacccacaaaccatgagaccatggcctgagctgaaactaagagtcagacccttaaccaactgagccactcagttaaCCCAAGATTGccgtttttcaattttattggcGGAATACCTCGGCTAAGATTTTGAAACATCACTGTTCCACTGGGGTATACTTTGATAGTTCTGGTATAAAACTGTATTAGCTGCAGTATTCTAGAAAGAGTTACAATAGAATTAATGATAGCATGTAATTATGACCTTGAACGTATCATTCGGAGTTTACTCTGATGGTTCGTTGAGAGTTGAGGCACAAGGAAATCAAACGCTACATTCCGTATGTTTGATTTCATTCACGGCTTAAGGGAGAAGGGATTGGAATTGAGACCCGAGACGCTCTCCAGAGTCGCTGCGCAGTGAGTGGGAAGCTGGCCTGTCAGCGTGGGCTGGAGTCACGTCCATCCCATGCTGAGAGAACGGGCATCATTGCTAATTGAAACAGTAGAGATGATTACTAAGGCTGTAGCTTGAGAAGCAACATATACCAACACCAGAGGGGAAAGGGCTATTTATTTAGGCAAGTTCACCATCAAATCACTGGACAGAATAAACAACTCATGGAGAAAATCAACGCTTATTACAATCCAAAGGGAACCCATGGTAATTTGCTGATTTCTCTAGGCACTCTCAACGTGATGTGCAGTAAAACTCCCCTAAACATTTTCTACCGGATGAGCAGCTATGATCGTGAAAAAGCCCTCTTTTTGTTCTTGTGGTTGATACCTCTTTCCATGGTTTTCTGAATTATATTTAAGCATGGTACAGTGTATCTGATGGTAGCAAGCACCCAATTTAGCATTAATTTCTCTGGCTGGAAATATGAGCCATATGTTTATGTTAGTAAGAGCAACAGTACGCATTTGATCGTTTCTGAGGAGACTGATACATTTTCATCTCAAAGAGGGAGTTCTGAGagtttgtattccttttttgggggggggggagtttgtattcatttttgaagcaTCAGCAGCTTTCAGTACAGAGGCCACACAAGTTTtctgatcttattttatttaatttctctactGGTCTGACTCTGATTAGAGGTTCCAATGAAATTGTGATTCTTCTATGCCTTGATTACGTTAAagtatttctgtctctctcccggCACAGTGGTAAAATTGCAAGTAAATTAATTGTTACAAAGTTGCAGCAGGAGTAGCGGCTACTATTCTTTGAGGTGGCTGTATTACTAGATTTCCAGATGGCTGAGATGTTTTCTTTAAGATCCTCAACCCCGCTCCATAAAAGCATTATCACAAGGGTACAGAAATCTAACTGAGCAGCGCATCTTTGCAAGCCCGTTCGCGTGCACACAAACAGCCTTGATTTGGGGAGCCAGCAGGGGGCACGTAAAACAAAATGAGGGGGGGAATAAAAAGGTTGCACATAGAGTAATTTTAAtccattccatttttaaataccacaataaatttaattttcacaataaattaAATAGCCATATTCAGTTTACAAAATAGAATTACTTAGTGTGAAACCAGTATTTACAACAATATACAGTATGTACATGACATTTCCCTTTGTGGACGTAGGACATGGAAGTGAAAGGACTTAACTTTCAAATGTGTGATTGACATGCCACGTGTGACAGACACCATGGTCTCTACGAGAAAACAATAGTGCAAAATCACCACAGGAACTTTGGAACAGTGTCAAGTTTATGAGACAAGACATTctttgaaataataagaaaatagtattttctgttttcatggcACCAATTCAGTCTCTGAATTAAAGAGCCAGCTTTCCCTTAGAAAAGAATGCATAACTGAATCCTCTACCTCCTGAAGCTTCACAGCCATTGGTGCGTTTTCACACATAATCTTTTGGCTTAAATCTATGAAAATGGCGGGCGACAAATTCTGACTCAAAGGAAGACTAACTCTTTGAGGATAGCTGAAGTCACTTTCCCCCAATACCACCATCTTTTCTTTTCGTCAATAGCTTAAAAGATGCAACTACTCAGACGGcaaactgttttgtttgttgttttttttttttgtcaattttcaATAGAAAAAGAATTGATCTTATATTTGGTCACACACTGCGTATGTACAAGTATACATGGAAAAATGACTCGGATAGCTGTGTCTAAGAAAAGTGCATATTTTTAATCTAGGGGAGACATTGTGAGTCTCCAGCCACAACACATAGTGTTATATGACTTATTATTTTAGGGCCAGTTCAATGTCCTCCCAGTGATCTGGTAAAATTTTTGATTGAAAGGGTGAAAAAATTTGCGCAATTTGGTTATGACAGAGGGGTCCACCTCTGGATGAATGCGTCCCTTGCTGCCCGCCAGGCACTTATTAAAGATAATGTTAAATCGCAAGCAGTAAAACCCTCTGGTAGCATTGAAATATAAATTGTATTGACTTATCCTCGGGGGAAGATTTAGGAACTTCTCCACAAGCTGAAGTTCTGGCAGAGGTTCCGTGATGAGGCGATCTCCGTCCACAATGTGAAATTGCTCAATCGGAAAGTATTTTAACCACCTTTCCAGATGTTTGGTGTAGATGCTGGTTCTTACCGCCTTGTATTTTGTGTTCACTTCGCAGGTATTTGGGTCTATTGCCAGCTTCTCAAACTTGTAGTAAGTTttattcttcctctccttcccctctagCACCTGAGTGTAATCAGAAATAGCTCTTGTGGTTGGCTCCCTGACAATGATCAACAACTTGATGGATGAGTTCATTTTGTAAATCCTTTCCGGAACCTCCTCCGTGATAAAATATGCTGGGCTCTTTTCAATTGTGATTTGCTGCGGGTAGGAAAAAGGCATCTTTTTCCTATACCACTCAATTCCCTTGGCATAATTCTCATCATTGTCAAAAAAGTGGATTTCTTGAGAGGCTTTGACCACCGCTGGATGGAGGTTCAGCATCTCAAGCAGGGCCCTTGTGCCTCCTTTCCTCACCCCAATGATAATGGCCTTGGGGAGCTGCTGGACCAGGTCATGAAGGCGAACTTGCTCCTTGGAAGTATTGCCCTTCCGGAACTCGTGCAGCAGGCCCCGCTTAAACTGCAGGGCGCGGAGAGGGAATTCGGCCTGGCTGCGGGCTCCGAATCGTCCTTCGATGGGGCAAATGGGTTGTAGcctgaaagcaacagaaagaggcTCTTAGAAGCTCATTGCAACTAACTTGTCACTTTTCTGCTTCCCTAGTCAGGGTAGGACTTCAAATGCATAAATAACACTACTGGTTCCCAGCCCGCTGCAATCCATAATGAACATATGtttgggaaattttattttaagcaaccCTGTATTAAATGGAGCACACATAATTGAtgggattatttttattagtgctccttaaaatttttattcaccAAGCACTTAATTGACTACAGCGTGTACTTATGTTCACAGTACAGGACAGACAAGCGACACCAGCCATACTAATAGCCTTTTCACAGCCCACGAGTTAGCATCATTTAGAAGACGTGAGAGGCAGGAGATTATAATCTTCAGCTGCGAGGCGGAAGGGTGGCTAGGCAGCCGCGTCTTTGGGATTTCATGTGGTATTATTTTCTTGCAGCTCAGCAGCGTTCACGTGGCTCTTAAAAATCCCTGAGATGTAATCTGGATAGAGGTCCCAGGCTCTGCCCGTGGCTATTTGTATCATCAACCTGCAAAAATCCAATCCTGGCATTTGCTGAGCTTTTTCATTCTATGAGAATTTCTGCCGTTGGCCTTGGGGACAGCTAGACAAGTACtatatttcttctgcttctctttctctttctatctaaAGGGGTCAAGATTATGTTTCTGCTTTGCCGAATGTAGGAACAAACCCCATGCCATCAGCAAGTGCTATCTATCACCTACCCCCTcgcctccccccccaccgccccgccctGGACCAGAAATCAACAAGACTTTGGCAGGGCAGGAAGTCTCCGGTCCTCACTGCCAAACCCATGTAAATTATAGCGCTCAAGCTCCTGAAGGAAGGAATGCAgtggatggaaccagaaaggAGGATTTCCACTTCAACGTTGCCCTAAATAATGAACAACCACCACTGCTTTTTACAGAGAGAAAGCTGTGGTAACGATCCTAATGATACCGGACTAGAGTTCCGGCTTGATTTGGCATGGCCAATAAATATGGGTGGCAAATTGAGTTTCCTTTTGGGTAACAGTCTGGAATCTAGCTGAAACTCATTATAACATCCCTGAGGCTATCTGAGAAGGCATTTTAGCCTTCTTGTTAAAGGGTATAGTATTAGTCAGGACGGCTGTTAAGCCAATCCTCCAACTGAAGCTTCTAGTTACCCTAATTATTTGGAGTCTATGTTCCCCTCTCTGTGGCAACGAGGCTGTCTCTTGCTTTTCCCCAGAGACCCCATTATACCGTTCTTATCTTCTCTGATGTTTATAattaaagggagaagagaaaaacttCACCAACACATTCCGAAGAATTGAGGGAAAAGGGTTTGGCTTGTCTGTTCAAACATCTGTCATAATGCGTATGGAAAATTACACTCACATATTATTTgtgatgtttgttttttctgattttagaaaCAACCCACGCTCATTGTAGAAAACGTGAAAATATGGACTAGGACAAAAATAATGGGGTGTGCTACATTACATATTTTAGGGAAGCGTGAATTTTGTGTTTATAGATTCGCGAATAGGATTAATACGCTAGAGTTCTAAATGGAAGATATGAAAGTAGCAACACATACAACGATATTTTTTATTGTCACATTGACTGGGATATTGCAAATTCATCTTTTAGCTCGTCTTGGGTTCTGGTCCAAAATTAAGCCCTAGTTCCCTAAGGCATCCATTGAATGTAATGGATGGACTTCTCGCCTGCGCATCCAAAGTGAGGCTTGTGCCTTCCTTGGGAGAAATGAAGAGATAGTCAATCCACGCCTTTTCTGTAAGGACTTAATTCTCTTGCGGAACTCTGGCTGAGAGGCTGAAACAGggccattttccttctttcctcctgtcCTCTTTCTATCTTCCACCTTGGGAGCTCATACCCTGCAGAACAGTTGCTTTTTTGACTTCCTGACTCATAATAGGAGACAAtatattatttccctttcctgaAGAGTAGGTTCTGTGCATGGGCCTCAGACATGGGAAAAACATGGAATCTTAGGACCAGGAGGAGCAGAAGTATTGGAGCTCAGCCTCCCTCCCAAAGAGCAGGGTCCTCAGTTACTAAAGGATAGGCCTAAGTAAGTGCGTGTCAATTTTAGGCATCATCTGTTCAAACTCTCAAATGAGAGGTTTCGGGAAAGCCCACCAAACAGTTCAATTCCTTGTAAATGCTACCCCATTGGAGACTAGAGACCAAGTTAAAAACGAAAAAGTCATCAACTAAGTAACTAATATGTTAATGATCATCAGATCAATTactcaataaaaggaaaatgattggAAGCTAACTAAAGGTATTGAAAGACCTGGACATAAAAATTCCAGTAGGGACCTAGGACAATGGTGCCCACCTCCAAGCTTTTCACTAATAACTAAGTACTACTTTAGAAAACTACTCGAAGTCAGTGATAAGCCTGGATACTACCATTTCTCATAGTCAGCAAACCACTGGGTGGGAAGTTTACTTAGGAATTTTGAATTGAAAAGCATCAGAGGGGTTCACTTTACCCAAATTGACACTggctgaaggaaaataaaaaccactgcaacattatttgttaaataaccAATTGATAAGCTCTAGAGATTAGAAAAGGAGAACTGTAAGGAAGGTAGTTTTAAGTGTGGCCGCATTTTCATGAAAAATGGGAATTGAATTCCTCAGTCTTTCCGCTGCAAGACTTGATTTTAAAGGGCAAAGAAGGAAACTTTGCGTTCTAGAAATTAACTTCTCTGTCCTTTCCAATCATACCAAATGTGGGACAGTCCAGAGCCACTCAATGTCAAGCCAGCTGATATTGCTGGGACTTCTGTAAGACTAGTATCATCTCTCAACTGTTTGCTTATTTACAGCCAAAATGCTACCTCTGTAAATTTCCTCTCCATggattttccattgttttctgggCAATTACTCTGAGCGACAGCCTCCTCATTTGATACTTTCAGCTCCTTGAAACCAGACCTAATTAACATGGTTAAAACTCCCCAAGCCTACAGCCATCTTTCCAAGGCAATGGATTCCAAACTTGATGAGCTACTTTACAGGCTCATACATAATCTTAACTCTTGTGGTAGCACACTAATTGCTCACtcataaatttcaaaatgaagataaataaatacaacatcaCCATTTTGCTATGGCTAGAGGTCAACAACCAGATGCACACAGACCACACTGAGCTCTCGTAAATGACATTTTTACTGCTTTATCccttctctgaaaacaaatgtCAACGCACACAGAATACAAATGGATCTTGACGAACACCTTGGCTTGAGCAACTTGGATCTCTTTTTTTCAAAGGCTCAATAAATCAAAATCAATACTGCAGAAAAGCGTGTTTCTTGGgaattttgagagaggaaaacaaatggaTGGATTTAAGATTATGTCCTAGGGAAGTGTAAATCAAGAGACACTTGAAGTCACATGGGCATGAGTATGTGTTTAATTACCTACCTATCCAAGCTCCCAACTCTGGCGACTAGATACAGGAGACTCCCAACGGCAAGGCTTCCCAGCACCAGGAGCTTCTGTCTCAGCCACGCCTGCTGTTTGAATAGCATggccctccatcaaccttcaggaCTTCTGCAGCCTGAGAGACAAGGGATAGAAGGGGACTCATCAGCAGTCATCTCTAATAGGCTCTGTGGATTGTCACAAAGCCTTGGAGGGGTGGGAGTACAGGCTGTATGGGAAGTGATGCTTCATGAAGAAAAGATCCCATACCAACCTTAACTATGTTCATGATATAACAGGTATTTCCCAAAACTTGTCTTCCTTTTCCTGGCCCATGTTATAAGAGCAAATACTAAACTagggggaagaggggcacctgggtggctcagttggttgagcgaccgacttcggctcaggtcacgatctcgcagtctgtgagttcaacccccacgtcaggctgtgtgtcgattggtcagagcctggagcctctccagattctgtgtctcccttgctctacCCCTCCCCGACGCATGCTCTGTCTGTGGAATGTAGTGCATGATCTGGTGAGGAGGCTGGAGGAAGGAATCCCAAAAGAGGGAGATAAGAGCCATATTCATCCAACAcacagtgaataaatatttatggaacatgtCCTACGTGCTATATTGTGTACCAGGTGCTAAAGAGATAGTGGGCAACATGGGAGTCTACGGTCTAGTGGAGAAGAGAGATATTGACTAGCCAGCGTAGGATTCACATATATTCACAGACGGTAATAACAAAGGAACAGGATCCActgagagagaataaaa
The sequence above is a segment of the Prionailurus bengalensis isolate Pbe53 chromosome B2, Fcat_Pben_1.1_paternal_pri, whole genome shotgun sequence genome. Coding sequences within it:
- the HS3ST5 gene encoding heparan sulfate glucosamine 3-O-sulfotransferase 5, coding for MLFKQQAWLRQKLLVLGSLAVGSLLYLVARVGSLDRLQPICPIEGRFGARSQAEFPLRALQFKRGLLHEFRKGNTSKEQVRLHDLVQQLPKAIIIGVRKGGTRALLEMLNLHPAVVKASQEIHFFDNDENYAKGIEWYRKKMPFSYPQQITIEKSPAYFITEEVPERIYKMNSSIKLLIIVREPTTRAISDYTQVLEGKERKNKTYYKFEKLAIDPNTCEVNTKYKAVRTSIYTKHLERWLKYFPIEQFHIVDGDRLITEPLPELQLVEKFLNLPPRISQYNLYFNATRGFYCLRFNIIFNKCLAGSKGRIHPEVDPSVITKLRKFFHPFNQKFYQITGRTLNWP